From the genome of Deltaproteobacteria bacterium:
AGACCCAGAGTTAATCTTTGCAGTCGCAAGCTTCAACGAGTCATCACTCTCAAGCTCGGGTAAATCCTTCGCTAAAGGGCGAGCTGCTGCCGCTGTCGTCTCAGTAGGCACCGGTATGAAGTCATCTTCAGCCATTTCAGGCTCGGCCCGCGGTACAGGGTTTAAGTCAGGGATATTGAAGCCACCAAAAGCGGCACCCATACCTTGCTCTTGCTCAGGTACCAAATGGCTTCCCACATGGCTCAGGAGCGTTACGCCCTTATCACTGGCTGCCAGCAGAAGCTTTTCACCGCATGTCTCAATCAATGCAAGCTTGTGCTTTCCGCCGAACGGCTTAACCGCAACGACATCAATCGAATCATCCAAAAGGTCGATTTTCTTGTTGCTCTTCAGAAACCAGAGAATCATGCTCAATGCCGCGATGATAAGGCCGAAAAAACCGGACGCGGCCATAGTACTGCTACCCGTGGCCAATCTTGGCTTTTCAACGTTAGCTTCCCCATCGTTCCTGGCCGATGCTTCTTCCACAACCACATTCGCAACCGCGGCCGCCTTCTCCGCAACCGACTTGATTGCACTTTCAGGCTCTTCCTGCATCATATTGATGCTTATTGCCTTGCCAGTGCGGGTCTCAAGCTTGAGGTTTTTGAAAACTTC
Proteins encoded in this window:
- a CDS encoding flagellar biosynthetic protein FliO, with the translated sequence MITTLTLCSTLLMGAGFWTPDAPNVEEHSFVLSMDELDRDSLEQARMHRATNRKIVVFIPGLRAKRIVRKYKEGPVKTMRVKRLKRGSTISLFTRGSSREVFKNLKLETRTGKAISINMMQEEPESAIKSVAEKAAAVANVVVEEASARNDGEANVEKPRLATGSSTMAASGFFGLIIAALSMILWFLKSNKKIDLLDDSIDVVAVKPFGGKHKLALIETCGEKLLLAASDKGVTLLSHVGSHLVPEQEQGMGAAFGGFNIPDLNPVPRAEPEMAEDDFIPVPTETTAAAARPLAKDLPELESDDSLKLATAKINSGSLSKDLEGLVKLREKRTTKSKMAVSGLAGHLANRYRSGAAA